In Trichomycterus rosablanca isolate fTriRos1 chromosome 4, fTriRos1.hap1, whole genome shotgun sequence, one DNA window encodes the following:
- the LOC134312485 gene encoding tripartite motif-containing protein 16-like codes for MSEDEFSCPICLDTLKDPVTTSCGHSFCMVCINNCWDQAGDKRTYSCPQCRQTFTPRPVVSKNIILAEILEKLKMRESQVSLPTGPEDVECDFCTGRKYKAVKSCLVCLASYCETHLQPHYESSAFKKHKLVKASRRLQEQICSQHDKLLEVYCCTDQQCICMLCTMDDHKGHDTISAAAERTEKQKQLLKIQRKFQEKIQNREKELYELINAVESHKHSAQTAVKNIERICTKLMNSIRRRCSEVKELIRDQKKAEVSQAEKALKQLKEEIIDLKKKDAELEQLSHTVDPIHFLQSFQSLSTPAGPAESPVITISPFLSFDEVTESVSQLREKVEELWKEQSEKIPDEVKKIRIISPPELEIREDFLQLKKVRITPPTEPETREDFLHYFCWFTLDPNTVNKRLRLSEENKVVTWSERLQSYPDHPDRFDCYTQVLCRESVSGRCYWEVEWSGNDGIYIAVSYKSISRKESGDECLLGGNDQSWRLFCSPSSFLFRHNYIRTETPIMPSSSRIGVYVDYRAGTLSFYSVSDTMKLLHRVQTTFTQLLYPGFLVNPGSTVKLSDYTN; via the exons ATGTCCGAAGACGAATTCAGCTGTCCAATCTGTCTGGACacactgaaggatccagtaactacatcatgtggacacagtttctgtatggtgtgtatcaACAACTGCTGGGATCAGGCGGGTGATAAGAgaacatacagctgtccacagtgtagacaaaccttcactccaagacctgtAGTGAGTAAAAACATTATTCTGGCTGAGATTTTGGAAAAACTGAAGATGAGAGAATCCCAAGTTTCACTTCCTActggacctgaagatgtggagtgtgatttctgtactgggagaaaatacaaagctgttaaatcctgtctggtgtgtttggcctcttaCTGTGAAACTCACCTCCAGCCTCACTATGAATCTTCTGCTTTTAAGAAGCACAAGCTGGTTAAAGCCTCCAGACGACTCCAGGAgcagatctgctctcagcatgataaactgctggaggtttactgttgtactgatcagcagtgtatctgcatgttgtgcaccatggatgatcataaaggacatgatacaatatcagctgcagcagaaagaactgagaaacag aagcagctgctgaagatccagagaaaattccaggagaaaatccagaacagagagaaggaactttACGAGCTGATCAACGCTgtggagtctcacaag cactctgcacagacagcagtgaagaacattgagaggatctgtactAAACTAATGAACTCAATTAGGAGAAGATGTTCTGAGGTGAAAGAACTGATCAGAGATCAAAAGAAAGCTGAAGTGAGTCAAGCTGAAAAAGCCCTAAAGCAGCTAAAGGAGGAGATTATAGAtctgaagaagaaagatgctgaactggagcAGCTTTCACACACAGTGGATCCCatccatttcctccag AGTTTCCAGTCTCTCTCGACTCCTGCTGGACCTGCAGAATCACCCGtcatcacaatcagtcctttcctctcatttgatgaAGTTACAgagtctgtatctcagctgagagagaaagtagaagaacTCTGGAAAGAGCAGTctgagaagataccagatgaag tgaagaaaaTCCGGATTATTTCACCTCCTGAACttgaaatcagagaagattttctacaat TGAAGAAAGTCCGGATTACTCCACCTACTGAACCTGAAaccagagaagattttctacact attTCTGttggttcacactggatccaaacacagtaaataaacgcctccgtctgtctgaggagaacaaagtggtgacctggAGTGAAAGattacagtcgtatcctgatcatccagatagatttgattgTTACACTCAGGTTCTGTGTAGggagagtgtgagtggacgctgttactgggaggttgagtggagtgggaATGATGGGATTtatatagcagtgtcatataaaagcatcagcagaaAAGAAAGTGGCGATGAGTGTCTGCTTGGAGGTAATGATCAGTCATGGAGGTTGTTCTGTTCTCCATCCAGCTTTTTATTCCGGCACAATTACATAAGAACTGAAACCCCTataatgccgagttcctctagaataggagtgtatgtggattacagagcaggaactctgtccttctacagcgtctctgatacaatgaagctcctccacagagttcagaccacgttcactcagctcctctacccggggtttttGGTTAATCCAGGATCAacagtgaaactgtcagattatactaattaa